In Ornithodoros turicata isolate Travis chromosome 1, ASM3712646v1, whole genome shotgun sequence, the DNA window CGTTGGTTCGACACACTGTGCCACCAGCCAGAATTCAAGAAGGTTGTCGGCGACGTCAGTCTTTGCGAAAAGATGGCTCAGTTCGACCCCAAGTTGTACGCAGAGATTCAAGGCAAGGCGAGCAAAGACAGTGGCAAGAAGACTGAGGTAAAGGAAGCTAAGCCTAAGGAACAAAAGCCAAAAGAAGCAAAGGCCCCAGAACCCGAAGATGACGTTGACGTTTTGGCAGAACCGCCTAAGCCAAAGGATCCATTTGAGAAGTTCCCTAAGGGTACCTTTGTCATGGATGACTTCAAGCGTGTCTATTCCAACGAGAGTGAAACTGTCTCAGTACCTTACTTCTGGGAAAAATTTGACAAGGAAAATTACTCTCTATGGTACTGTGAATACAAGTACCCAACTGAGTTGACACAAGTCTTCATGAGCTGCAACCTAATTTCTGGAATGTTCCAGCGATTGGATAGGATGCGAAAGCACGCCTTTGCAAGCATGATTCTCTTTGGTGAAGACAACAATAGCACAATTTCAGGAGTCTGGGTATGGCGAGGACACGACCTGGCCTTCCTTCTGTCCGAAGATTGGCAGATCGACTACGAATCGTATGACTGGAAGAAGCTCAGTCCAGACGCACCCGAAACAAAGAAGCTGGTAGATGAGTACTTCAAGTGGGAAGGAGAGTTTGGTGGCAAGAAGTTTAACCAGGGCAAGATTTTCAAATGAGGCCATCCGCTTTACCTCATTTTATGGGGTGGCATCTTGTTCTTTTACGCCATTTGTCTCAATAAATTATGGCTGCTTTGAAGTGTCTCGTGTAGCTTGTAACTTATTTTCTAAGTCTGGGACTAGTGCCTAATTTAGCACTTCTTTGTGCAAGTCATGTTCAGCATCTTGCATTCACCTTTGGCAAGTGGCACAAAGGTGAGTGCTGTGCAGTAGCCACGAAGGCTAATTACCTCTTTATTGAAGTTGTTTGATTGCAGAATGCATAATTTGCAAATTCAACATTTGCTTTTTACAATTCTGCAAAGGTTTGTTCCTGACAAGACAGAATGCTGTCCTAGGTTCAAGAGGGAGGGCTGTAATGCATATCTAGGGCCTGTCAGTACAGAGGAGTTTGTTGGTGAGGACCTCAACTAGACATGTACCAATTTGATAATAGTACTGTAATATATACAGGGAGCTAGAGCCCCTATGACTTCACGAACTAAGGCTTCAGTTTGTAGATGAACCCGTTTGGGACTACAGGGAGCCTGTGTATAAGCTTATCCTTCCTGCGGAAACCTCTTGTTTGATGTTAGTGCAGTTGCTAGTGCTGAATGTTTTGTGGTCTTGTTTTCATTTTGATGCCGATTCCTCGTCTAGGTAGATGGATAGGATAGCCAATTAATACAGGTTCTAAAGAAATGTTAGACTGGCATTCCAATTTTCCAACCCTAATTTGCTTGTTACATGAAAAAGGCCACTGGTACATTCAAATGTAGCTTTGTACCCACTGGAGAAATCTCTTGGTACTTAAAAGATTCCAATGAGTGACATCTGAAAATGTCTAAAAACATGCCTTTAGCATGCAGCTAAATTTATATAGATAGTACAGTAAATTCAAGTTTTAAACCTGTAATGCAAGACTATGATCTGTCAGGTGTTGTGAACTATAAAGGTTGTTCAAGATTGATAAAGAGAAATTAGAGCTACACCAAGAGCTTGACAAAAATCGGTgagtaaatgtaattgaataCAACTTTCGGAGGACAaagtgcaatccttctcggGTCAGTGGAATGTGCACCAGTAGCAACTATCATGCTGGTGAACAGTGTGCCTGTAGCTGTGGAAGagcgatgcataatcaagttccttgtgaaggagaatgtcaaaccagctgagattttgcaagGATTACAGGAACAGTATGGGGAACAAATGATGTCAAGGgaaagagtgtacgaatggtgcagGCAGTTTGGCGAAGAACGGGATATGGTGACAAATGAACCACACGGGCACGTTCGTCCGACCGCAGTCAAGCCAATGAACATCGCAGGTGTTGAACAAGCCATCCTCAAGAACTGGTGAGTAACAGTTCgggacattgcagcccagcATAATATTAGTGCCGGCAGCGTGGAAACAATCATTCACAAGCACTTACTATTCCACAAAGCCTGTGCAAGATAGGTTCCCagacacctcacttgtgaccagaagggagtGTGCATGGCAGtttctgagcagctgctgaaacCAGTTTCAATCCGAGGTGGATGAATTTTTGCAATCAGTCATCACATACAATAAAACCTGGATGCATCACTTCacccagagacaaaaagaagcaaCATGGAATAGCGACATAAGGCTTCCCCACCACCAAAGAAATGCAAGCtgcagccgtctgctgggaagtccacaggaactgtcttctgggacatgcagggtgtcatccatgtggatttcttggagcaaggggtcacgattaatgcccaATACTACTACACACCGATAAAGGGTGCCATGTGAAATGCAGTACGCAAGAAAAGGCCTAGGATGTTGTTCGGAAGGGTCattcttcatgacaatgcctGGCCTCACATGACGAAT includes these proteins:
- the LOC135377781 gene encoding elongation factor 1-gamma-like gives rise to the protein MADGTLYTWKDNFRAQKVLIAAEYSKARIEVCCEAPDFVFGDTNHSATFLQKFPLGKVPAFETTDGHTLTEANAIAYYVANDQLRGKNLVDQARVIQFLSFADNEILPPACTWVFPCLGAMQYNKQATERAKDDVKKILAYLNSHLLTRTYLVGERVTLADIAVFTALLSLYKLVLEPAFRKPYVNVNRWFDTLCHQPEFKKVVGDVSLCEKMAQFDPKLYAEIQGKASKDSGKKTEVKEAKPKEQKPKEAKAPEPEDDVDVLAEPPKPKDPFEKFPKGTFVMDDFKRVYSNESETVSVPYFWEKFDKENYSLWYCEYKYPTELTQVFMSCNLISGMFQRLDRMRKHAFASMILFGEDNNSTISGVWVWRGHDLAFLLSEDWQIDYESYDWKKLSPDAPETKKLVDEYFKWEGEFGGKKFNQGKIFK